The sequence below is a genomic window from Punica granatum isolate Tunisia-2019 unplaced genomic scaffold, ASM765513v2 Contig00027, whole genome shotgun sequence.
aatattttattattatctatatatctataatatcaatttaagtaccatttattttaaaataatatattgtttTTTAAATGTGTCATAATTATAATGTAGAACTATATATTGTCTTTGCACTTTCAATGTTATTAACATTCCTATAACTTTTGTGAATGCAATTTGACCTTATATCCTTACAAAGTTCCGTGCAACAGTATGGGGGTATCAACTAGGAATTGCTTGTACCTCCATCCCTATCAACATGGAGAAAATATTAAGTGAGACTACCACACCAAGGTGAAAGATGTAAGTCTGATCAAATgtcaagaatttttttttttaaaaaaaaggaataagtGTTATGAGTTCCACATGATGATGTATCAATTCTAAATGGAGAGTTACATGATACAGTGCATATGTCAGTCTCACCTATTATTTCTCAGCTACTAAGCCCGTAAGCGCCCTTGTAATagaaaaaggaacaaaaaaaaaagacaaaatagaaaaggtAAAGGGAAATTAAATTGTATGAAAGATTATATATTTCGAGATGTCCCTTATATTGATtgagtaatttttaattttttaagaaagaTAATCAATAAGTAGTTATTAATATGTGCTGATAATATGGACTAAATTAGGACGACTCGATGAACTTAAACCAAATGAGAAATATCGATAAAATTCGTTTAATCTTAGAAAGATAGAACTTAAGGGACTCTCGATGTGTCATTAAGGGTTTCATAATGAAGCTTAAATAGCACACCCATATACCGCTGGtcagtttttatatattataacagATGgatgagattaaaaaaaataaaaaaaaaaaagtagtctGTCACGCAATTAAATATCAATGAAGCCCACGTAACATCGCAGGCCTAAGTTCTTCTCAAGGCTCAGTTTTGGGGTACCCGCATTACACTCAGGCCGCCTTTAATGTTGGTAAAAGTAGGCCCAACAATTCTATAGTGGGCTTGGTCCATGGGCTTTTTgtcttcaaattttcttcttttgcgAGGTAATTTTTTGTCATGTTGGTTTCTCTACCAGTCACACTTTTGTATTACATTCCATTAGGCTTATGAAGAGGTTGAATGCAGACAATGATtaaagagaggaagaaaacTAAGCTTCTTGTAGAAAAATGATGAGAAAGACAATCTTTAATTCGGGAAAATATTTTACTTGATCATATGAAGCAAGCACATCAAGTTGACAGAAGACTCCGAAAGAATGCATGTCCAGAAACGCGATACAAGGAACCAATGACCTTACATCAACCATGTTTACCAGATTGATAAAACATAGTACTTTTCTGCGTGGTCTGATGATTCGACATTTGTAAGGGCGGCTGAATACTTGTGGCTCAGGTTACAAGGCGATTACAAATGACTTCCCTGCCTCGAAAAGCTCAAGAGGGCTAGGTTAGCTTGCAAGCCATGTCATGCTAGCAAATTATTGAACTCAATTTAGCTCAGTGAACCGTTAGGTTCAGCATGGATATGGTCAAGTATTGGGGATAGAAGATTGTAAGGTATTAGAGTACTGTTTCTCATTTCCTTTTCCAACTggggaagcagtaaagatgcTTTTGGCTGAGTAAAGAAGTTAGGATATTGCAAACTATATGTATTACTGAGGAAAAGTTATGCGAATGCAAAGGGCAATTTTTCATAAGCATCTAGTAACATATTAAAAGAGAATCACGTTTTCAATCCTAAAAGTTCAAATCCAAACTATGGCATTAAAATATATCACCAAACAAtgcccttttttattttttggtaaatcATCCAAAAGCGTTTGTTAAATAATCTCTTGCCTGCACTCCAAAACTCTCGTCACATTCTCAATTAATTCGCTGTattccttttattatttccttctttacttttcctcgCAGTACGAATTTGTAGAATTAATTGGACGGCAAGGTTGCCTTACAAGTCTGCCAAGCATGAGTTTGTTTGTTTcaatttcaacaaaaaaaaaaaaagagtttgtTTGCATCATTCCCTATCCCTGGAAGCGTTGAACCTTTCCTGATAATTAGCAGAAGTCCACAAGCACAATTATTTCTTTgctatttttttcccctttttcccCCTCTGAAAAGTTAAAATCCTTTTCTAGACTAAAGACAAGACAATGCCTCCATTAGAAATTTAGAAGTCCCAATTGTTGATATAATTGTAGAACATAGACCAAACTTTGAGATAAGTGAAACATTTGGACATAGAAACAATCATATGCCAGAGACTACAAAAAATCATTAATGTTGATTGACTCATCCAACTAGAGTCACATACAGTCCTGGGTATACAAACCCTACAAGCATCCCTAAGAAAACGTAAACTTAAGGATTCAGGAACATACAGCTATGTCTCCTCTTGGTCCCCACCTCTCCTAGCAAGATTGCAAAGCAGCAGTTGGCTTCACGAAAGATATGTCCGGGTCGGAGGTGCGTGAAGCGTTTGCTCAGCATCCCACAATCATCAATAAGTGATTTGAGAGGAGAATTTCGGGAGTCCGTACCCCAAATCCGATCCAGTAGTAGTATTGCATCAAATTCGACATAGAGTTTGTCAATTCCCGAGTCAAGTGCTAGTTTTAATCCTTGTCAAATGCGGCGTTGCATCTATGATGTcacttatttatttctttattgatTCTTTTATCACTGAGAAAAGTAGTACCTGATTAAAAGCTGTCATTGTCAACCAACCAAGAGATAAAATGCACCATTATTTTGAGACCGATTGAATTTCGATTGGTTCATTTGAACAGAAAACACGTCACACGACCAGCAACcgtgctcttcttcttcctcttcgaaAATTTTATGAGGCAATTATCCAAAATGGGAGTATTATATCACAACTAATAGATGGAGAAGGCGAAGCTACCCAGCTGATCAAATGTCTTCCTCCTCAGAGAAAGGGAATCTGGCACCCATTGATTTTTAACACTAGGCAAGACATGGAAAGTTTAACCTCTCATATGACAGCAAGCAGTACAGCGGTAGATGATCTGCATATTGAAATGAGATGCTTCCGTGTATGCGCAATATACTGTGAGCTGTCGATGGTTTCAAGTGTCAAAATGCCCACTTCTTATGTTTCGCTACACGAGAACTCCATATTTTCATGCGTGCTCTGAATGATCAATTATCCAAAGTGTTGTGTTCATATATACCTACATATATTTCTATCAGTTCCAACAGCTTCAGTGCAACTCTTTTGGAATTGAAGGAAGAGAATTTCAGGAAAAGCTGTCGACAGTTTCAAGCTTGCGTTTCACATCTGACGGTTCATTTGGTAATGAAAAGAATTGATCGAGAATACGAATCTAAGctacaaggaaaaaaaatattgatggaGAATTGTATGGAATATATTTTGACTAGTATGGTAATGGGGATTAGAATTGAATAGAACGGGGCCCAGGAGGACCAGGACATGATTGCTTGGAGGACGAGCATTGAAATGTATGGTTGATCATGCCAGTGACTGCGAAGAGAGCCTTCTTAAGCTTACATACGAGATCGCAAAGCTACTATTTGGAATAGGTACTTTAGAATTGCATCCACTTGGCAAGTCTCGTAATTGATAATTTGGTAGCGTATCCTGAGAGATATTcttgaaaattatttcaagATCCTCTTTCCCTGGTAGAGAAGGCATTAGTATATCATGTGTAAGCAGTGGTCCCCCAATTAATCTAAAGATCAATTTGAGTGAGTGCCTTTTGATGAGGGGAAAGTAACGAGGACGATATGCTGCATCGACCAAGGGTAATGCTCTCATAACCCCAAGTATTCGGCCTAGTGGTTAATGTGCACTTAAGTTTGTACTGAGACCCGGGTTCGAATGCTCTTGGGGCCACCGGAGCGCTTTTGGCGTAATTATCCGCTCCGTGCGCCGCCGGGAGTTCACGGAGTCCCGGGAATTAGTCGGGTGAAGCCCGGACACTCCgggttagaaaaaaaaaaaaaaaaaaaaagaaaaaaagaaaaaaaagggtaatgCTCTCATCCCTATGAATAAGTCAATTATGAGAGTTTATCTGGCAAGACTAGGACAGGCTAGTCTCAAATTAAACATCAGATTGAGATCTACATTAGTATTGTAAAATGTGATTACATATGGATTAGTTTGAAGTACTGTTAATAGTCCAACAGTGACCTTAGCCTCGTATGATATCCTATATCACGATTCATGATCGATGTCTCAAATTGAACTGAATGATATGAATCAATGCAAGCTACTTCACGTTTCTTTGAAAAGATTATGATCTTCCAAATAATACATCTAATGGAACTCcgtttttcttataatttcaaGCATATCCTAATGAGATTTGAGGTTAGCATAGACATACAGCCCAGCCAGTCAGGTTGGTCCCTGCAGTACCAAAAAGAAGCTAGCGACTTTAATGACTGCAGAGTACATAAATTGGACTTTCTCGTCATTTTCCCGACAAAGTACCTAAAAGAAGCTAGCGACTTTAATTACTGCAGAGTACATAAATTGGACTTTCTCGTCATTTTCCCGGACTTAAACGGTGTTTTCACACTGTCCATTGCTGCCAACAGACTTGGTCCAAAAGATAGACGAAGATTAAACAAAAGTAcgcataaaaagaaaataggagAAGTTCATCATATGTAATTGTTTTCTGCTTTCTTTGTGCCAAATTCAAGTACATATAAGTTGGGCAAAGCACTTTGCGCTTGCCCCtgagatctctctctctctcacacacacactcaCACAAACATGATTATAAACAGGCCAAGTTTCTTTCTCATCCTAGCTCACATCATAACGGCGACTGAAGCAGCATTTGTTTCTACAAATGAAACCGAGTACAGGGCATTACTGGCCATCAAAAGCCAGATAATTTCAGACCCATTCAGTGCCCTCAGCTCGTGGAACGATTCGGTCCCCCTCTGTGCTTGGAATGGAGTTACATGTGGGAAGAAGCATCAACGAGTGGTTGCACTTGAGCTCCCATCGCTTCAATTGATGGGTTTCTTGTCTCCTTACATCGGGAACCTTTCTTTCCTCAGAGTGCTTAACCTCAACGACAATGGCTTCCATGGGACACTATCCCAGGAATTCAGTCAGTTGTCGAGGCTACGGGCCCTCAGGATGGCAATCAATTCTTTCCAAGGAGAGCTTCCAACAAATATAACTAATCATGCGTATCTCTCGTTCCTAAATTTGAGCAGAAACAATTTTCATGGAAGAATTCCAGGAGAAGTTGGGTTTCTTGGAAAGCTCATTGAAATAGATTTATCTCTCAATCATTTCGCTGGTACCATCCCACCTTCTTTGGGCAATCTCTCAGCTCTGAGTGATCTCAGTTTACACAGCAATAACATCGGAGGAAGCATACCACCAGAACTCGGGAAGTTGTCCAACTTATTGTTTCTCCGGTTATACAGCAACAACCTCTCTGGTTCCATTCCTACAACCCTTTTCAATATCTCATCTATCCTCACATTCACCGTTGGTGCCAACAATCTAAGCGGGTCTCTTCCTTCTGATTTATTCATAACATTACCCAACCTCCAACTGTTGCTCCTCCGCCGTAGTAAATTTTCAGGATCAATTCCAACTTCGATAATGAATGCCTCGCAGCTGGAGATGATCAGTATACTTGGAAACTCCTTTACGGGACCAGTTCCAGTGGATTTGGGAGGGCTTAAGAATTTGGAGGTACTAGCTTTTGGTCTCAACCCCTTGGGAATTGAAGGACGAGACGATTTGAGATTCTTTACCTCCCTTGCCAACTGCACCAAGCTACGCGTACTCTCATTATACCAGAATGGCCTTAAAGGCACATTACCCAATTCTATTGCCAATTTCTCAACGAGTCTTACCATTCTCCAGCTGGACTTTAATTTCATATCAGGAGTCATACCTTCAGGGATAGGGAACCTCGTGAACTTGCAACTTCTCTCCCTGAACTTTAACAAGTTTGTAGGGAGGATTCCTGAATCCATCGGTAAAATTCCCCAGATGCAGGAAATCTCGATTgcttttaataatttctccGGAAAGTTGCCACCCTCCATTGGCAACATCCCGTCTAGACTTAAGCAGGAATATGCTGGAGGGCACTCTACCCAATTCATTAGGGAACTGCACAAATCTGAACTTACTAGATCTCACTCAGAATCGGCTTGTTGGCCCAGTTCTGGACGGTCTCCTCCGTCTTACTTCACTCTCGCTAGGTCTGTCATTAGCGAGTAATGATTTCTCTGGTCCAATTTCCTATCAGGTCGGTAAATTGGTCAACCTCCAGGCGTTAGATCTTTCGGAGAACAGCATATCTGGAGAAATTCCACCCACTTTAGGTGATTGCCTGGTGTTGGAATCGCTCCGTCTGGGAAATAACCAATTCACTGGGACTATTCCACCATCTATGTCAAATCTAAGAGGCATCGAGGTACTTGATGTTTCCCGGAACAACTTGTCTGGGCCGATTCCACCGTTTCTGGCTGAGCTCCCTTTCCTCAAGAATCTCAATCTTTCCTTCAACATGTTCGAGGGAGAAGTGCCAAAGGGAAGAATCTTTGGTAACCTCAGCGCTGTCTCAGTTGTTGGAAATGATAAGCTGTGTGGAGGACCTCCCATGTTGCAGTTGCCAACATGTAAAGATGGAGCTCGAAAGAAACGCCGAAATGGATTTTGGTCTCAGAGGATAGTTCTGATAATTAGTGTGACTGTCCCTATTCTTCTTCTGTTAGTAGGAGGGATCATCACAACAGTTCTTTGCCAATCAAAAAGGTCGAAAAGGGAGACAACTCCAGCTTCTTTGATGGAGAATCATTGCCCTAAGCTTTCTTATGCAGAACTTTCTCAAGCAACAGATAGGTTCTCTCCAGCAAACCTGGTTGGAGAAGGAAGCTTTGGTGTGGTCTACAAAGGGGTCTTACCGAGCAATGAACAAATTGTCGCCGTGAAGGTTCTCAAACTTGAAGAAAAGGGATCAATCAAGAGCTTCATGGCTGAGTGTGAGGCCTTGAGGCAAATTCGGCATCGGAACCTGGTCAAGACTATAACTTCTTGTTCGGCCATTGATTTCAGCGGTGATGATTTTAAGGCTCTAGTGTTTTAGTACAAGCCCAATGGGAGCCTCGAGAAATGGCTGCATCCGATCCTGAACATGACAGGAGGAATTGACAATCACACAACATTCAGTGTAGCGCAGAGGTTGAGCATAGCCATTGATGTGGCTACAGCTCTGGACTATCTCCATCATCGGTGCCACGATTGCATAGTCCACTGTGACTTGAAGCCGAGCAATATTCTCCTTGATAGTGATTTTGTGGCACATTTAAGTGATTTCGGTCTTGCTAAGTTCCTCATGGCCAAAGCATCAAGAACACAGTCCAGTTCGATTGCGATCAGAGGAACTGTTGGCTACATTCCTCCAGGTAAATTGATCTACTATGAATTCTGACTGCCTTTTGTCAAAGCCACTCAAGACAATCTTGTTCAAGTCTTAATAGAAATTTGTTCAGTCAGCCTGTCCTGTTATTTTGTACAGAGCCAGATTTATGGTTCAGTAGTGTAGCCAGCGTGAAAGCATTATATGGGAGGAAGAGGCTGTCTACTAACAGCAAATTGACTTCATTTCCAAAAAGTGCAGCAGTGTCGTTACCAAGCTTGACAATATGGAGAGTTCTGATTGATTCGTAAAATGTATCTGCAAAAACCTGAGTCCAAAATCCTATGTACTTGTACTTTGAATCGTAGATCACTCCAATAAGTAGCAATAAGTTGTTAAGTTCTAAAGGGTCTCATCCTTGATGCAGAATACGGCATTGGTCGGGAGGTGTCGACACAAGGAGATGTGTACAGCTTCGGGATTCTCTTGCTCGAACTGTTCACGGGAAAGAGGCCCACTAATCCCATGTTCAGTGGCGAGTTCGGACTACATGAGTTTGTTGACAGATCTCTATCTCATGGGCTGAATCAGGTTCTGGACCCATTGCTCTGCTTGGAAGAAGTACAAGGTAACCTCCACCATTGCTTGGTCTTGATCCTCAGAGTCGGGCTCATGTGCTCAGCTGCACAACCGAATGAAAGGATTGGCATTGAGGAAGCAGCTGTAGAACTGCAAAAGGCACGGGATGTTCTACAAGTTTGCACTAAATGAAATTGAGGGTGAGTTCCATATGCTCGCTTCATGATAATAACAAAGAATCGAGCGTTCGATTGCTTGTAGATCTCTTTCATCCTGTACTTAATGCCACTAGAATTATGTAAATAAGTTTGGCGTGCTCTCCTTAGCTGATAGTTAGCAATCCACATGAATTCTGCTTACTGATAATCCCACAAGAAGTCAATTTGGTATATCACGTGATTACAAACAAGAGGGCGTACACAATGCTTAATTATGACTTAACCACTATATGTACACGACTTACTGAGTTAGATTATATAGGAGCTAGAGAAATAAGCTAAATCGGGTTGGCCGCAAACCTGCAGTAGTTGCAAACACTTCGTAAAGAAGCTCGTGATTATTTCTGGCTTCGTCTCTACTGGCTGGATTCCCACACGACAGCCCAATCCTTCGGCCAGAAGAGGATCATCTCCTGTTTCACGCTCCACACGTACTAAATTATGTCAACCCCATTTTATCGTAAAGAATCACAACTCCAAAAAGTTGCACCTGTTGCTCCCTACAAAAGACGGCTCTGCCCACCTGAAGATGGCATTCCCTCTTCCTGTTGTTTGATATGAAAAAAGTCCATGTTGCTATTTGTATTGATGAGCCACCGGGATGGGCCGAACAGGGTGCGAGGGCCGAACAGGGTCTGAAATActaggggtggcaattcgtaTCGTGTCatgtttatacgtgtcgtgtctaaacgggttcgtgtcatcgaagtcataacccgtacacgacacgattataaacaggttaggttttggaaacacatacacgacacgtttatatccgtgtcaatccgtttaaacccgtttattgaaacgtgtcataataggtacacgtatatacgacacgattataaacgttatcaggacacgttaacacaactTGTTTATCCGATTAACTTAGTTACCTGAAtacattaacacgacatgtttatccAATTAACTCGTTTATCCGAACACGTCACCACGACATGTGTTGGATTgggtgaaagaaaggaaaggaaattagGTTAGGCACTTAGGAAGTTAGAATTACATgaggatattttggtaaattcaaatatataaacGAGTTAATGGGTTacatgattatagtaacacgattaaacatgtttaatcgtgtataatcgagTTACACGAGTTCAACCCGataagacacgcttattaatcgtgtttaaacgggttgGACCTGTTTAGACCGATCATCAAAAATGTCCAACCCAAACCGTTTAGCTCCatgtcgtgttatcgtgtcgtgtgaaATATTGCCAGCCCTATGAAATACATTGTTGGGGCAACCACTCAGCCTGTAAGACGTTGCACTGTATAtgtctatctatctatctatctatctgtCAATATATATcgatctatctatatatatctatatctatctatatctatataaaaacaaattttcagcTAAATTTTCACGCCGCcacattatcaaaaataaaaaacgaaaCTCTTACGTTGCCACGTCATCGAtttatattaaggaaattattatattcttaCAAAGGAATGAAATATTCTCATATagattttttgaatttgattaattaattatgaaataatagaatatataaattatatgtataaagCTCATTGAAATATATACCAGGGAAGAAAATATGCAATAGAATATTTGCATTTTATATACATCAGccaatatatagattatctaTAATGGAATGTAGTCTAATAGGGCATCACAATAACTTACGGTATAAATAATATAGTCTATATTTATTAATGTGGTATTTTAAATATtgtatttccttttattaaatttagacATCTCTCTTTAGTTGACTATAAATATGTGTTAATACTACTCGAGTTCTTCGACAAGTATAAAACGGTAGTTTCTCGAATGAAGGTTGTTtcttttctcatattttttattaatgaatCGTCACATGCAGATTTTCTCCTCTATGATTGAAGATCCCCAAGTCCCAATCCATATTCAAGTGGTAAGGGATTTGATGGACCCTATAGATTCAATAAACAGTAGGTTCTCGAATGAAGgtcgaattttctttttttgtgatGAATTGTCACATGCGGATTTTCTCGACTATATTTAATAAGAATAAATAGTAGGTTCTTGAATGAAagttttttctcctttttttctttgatgaatTTTAACATGTGTATTTTCTCCACTGTGTTCGAAACTCCCGAGTCCCACTCCAAATTCAAATGGTGTGGAATTTGATTGACCTTATAGATGTTACCTATAATGAGATGACGCCTTACTTACATAAGAAAAATGTATACAAGAGATGatccaattatatatatatatatatatatatatattatttaggaGTTTTTATCAACAacttgaaattttcattaaggTTTTTGTTGCGATAACAATAACTATATCACATGGAGAAAATATAGTATGAGCAATtagtatttattattatttattattttgtccaaaattattatttttatagaattattgcatttttatttattaagaatCCAAAAGttgtttattttaatatttaactgtttcataaataattttctcaCAATAATGAGATActacataaatatattgaaatactgatgtttgatattttgaattgatgattattttaatttattggatattgtatagttttggaaaattttattttgcgtTATACATCATATCCAAGAGACCAAGATTTGATACACGTATGGaagttaaaaatatatacaattccAATATACACTATCcattaaatattgaatagAAACATGTATTATttcttatgattttattttttataaaataaaataatcatatatatatatatatatccaactgCAAGATATAAAATCTTACGAGTAGGTCTTATTTTCCTAAactaatttcttaaatttgtttcttcttttttcaatttaaatagaCACTTTCCAattgttttacttttctaaaataatattgtaGATTATGTGATCCCAACCTGAACCAAACAAAGTCGTGGAGGGGTAATCAACCTATATTAAACTTTTTTTGTCACTTTTGCGGAATAAAGGTAATACTCtccaacacaaactaaattATAACAATGTAATCTGATTACTATCAATATAAATATCATAACACAATCAttttaattgagaaaattagaAACATTTCCCGTGCCATAGTGTGGGTTTTCATTTAGTATTCCAGTCGAATTCTCACGCCGTCATATCATCACAAATAAGAAACGAAACTCTCTCACTTTGTCACGTCATCACTTaaaggaaattttttatcattaattatacaatagaatatatattagttgTATATAGcccaataaaatatatactacGTACATTAGCTGCgattcatgaaattttttatattgtagCAATTGAATtgttcatatatattgtaGCAAAATATAAAGTTGGAAACCAATATTAATGagtatttataatatttatagagtTGCCCTTTGCATTATGGgcaaatatattcttataatattaacCACAAACAAATTcccatttatataataatattgtttgtttatacaatcaaatatatttatattgttgtttatataatattgtttgtttatttatttttactaatCTAACattaaatattcataatattttattatctaatagatatagtagaatatatagattatattttcttcattttagaaatatatatatatatatatgtatttgcagtatatatattatatattgagatTTGGGCTACTATtaccaattatatatatgccgtATATATCGTATAGTGGAACTTAGACGATTATCTCCtaagataaaattttcattatattggAACTTTTATATTCGATGGAAAATTTCCATATTAATTTGTATGACGtttgctttatatatattgtgcatGTTTATTCGATATACTACCATCAGTAtcttacatcaatttggtcaagTTGCAATACTTCACCAACATTTTCACTAGGTTTTGCCAGGATTTTCCAAAATCCATAACCgtcaaattcattttttttaggaTGTTATTTGGATGTTAGtttatttggtgcatttattgcatgaaaatttctcttttaatCTATACCTTAATAAATTATGATGTGGTACAACAGTTtatcatatattaaaataattgggACCGAAAAAAGTatcaaaattatcaaatttgATATGATTTTCCTTGATAAAAAAGTATATTTTACGTGTTTGACGaagtatattattttattaatcaaaattaaatttttactaatttattgTTTCTAATGAAATTAGGATTCATTGATGCATGTAACGTGAAAGTGTAAGCAAGTCTCAGATTGATCTATTTCGGGCCTTACTTTTAGTAGAAGCTTATAcacaattaataattataagatAATTACACTCTCATCGAAGTATCGCTCAAGTAAAGATATCGTTTTTGCTTAGTCGATATGAATGATTTATGTAAATTGTTGATATCCTTAACATAATTCATTCGGTTTTGactaaattatatttatgcaTACATGTAGAATTATTTAGATTAGTTGCAACAAAAAATTTTTCAATTGCACCTGCACAACACGGGAAAACTGCCAATCACAGATATGGATTATATATGTCAGATCTGTTTATAATCTGTCTCTAATCTCATATTAGATACGGAT
It includes:
- the LOC116189848 gene encoding probable LRR receptor-like serine/threonine-protein kinase At3g47570, which codes for MSNLRGIEVLDVSRNNLSGPIPPFLAELPFLKNLNLSFNMFEGEVPKGRIFGNLSAVSVVGNDKLCGGPPMLQLPTCKDGARKKRRNGFWSQRIVLIISVTVPILLLLVGGIITTVLCQSKRSKRETTPASLMENHCPKLSYAELSQATDRFSPANLVGEGSFGVVYKGVLPSNEQIVAVKVLKLEEKGSIKSFMAECEALRQIRHRNLVKTITSCSAIDFSGDDFKALVF
- the LOC116189851 gene encoding probable LRR receptor-like serine/threonine-protein kinase At3g47570, with protein sequence MTGGIDNHTTFSVAQRLSIAIDVATALDYLHHRCHDCIVHCDLKPSNILLDSDFVAHLSDFGLAKFLMAKASRTQSSSIAIRGTVGYIPPEYGIGREVSTQGDVYSFGILLLELFTGKRPTNPMFSGEFGLHEFVDRSLSHGLNQVLDPLLCLEEVQGNLHHCLVLILRVGLMCSAAQPNERIGIEEAAVELQKARDVLQVCTK